From a region of the Daphnia magna isolate NIES linkage group LG1, ASM2063170v1.1, whole genome shotgun sequence genome:
- the LOC116927157 gene encoding uncharacterized protein LOC116927157 isoform X2 — protein sequence MEQTNLLCHRMKIPETLDHLMYCLTKEILCKQPDNVYEFSMKFFHQLVEERDGPNRTPLVESTRSKSCKPSSLSIMDAGTGYTDQPNEDGEITDDFEKELQQLNDETLRAEDMSPPPTLDDSMSDNDTSVTKIAAIVTSKARESPQNAISTPISRTNSDGAMEIPNSPENTEEAIDAFANETFQENALDSNVDALPDSVTEVFDDGQPEVAQSTPEEHVEEHPAEGTPTTPTEETTDDPQMPADSNCTEETEHLEPQELVVEEEATENELQENIEDDKPQEIVENELETDGTENDLLHEKAEEDEQTSAEMVDVVDSSLLQVGEEMAVSLNDELLNSPPLEDTDEKEIIADGIENSEIVTNHIEESESAAIEPTNLVENIDTPDAANLPIDADSLEETVQLEPSEIVVEGETGEVELQEYIDEDKPQEIEGNESETTDGVEIDQSNENAEENEQTPADVVDIVDPSMAQEEGETTVNEEVLNSFSLQDCSEEREAGAENVESQEILANQLDEESDNAADTSTDLPEHSNDEQQHESGHVPEMNIRLPRSTDFIDMEQDFPVQMDENNHLDIEDIGSSSVVNLEDELSVAQEHYQEATQIENSDLGEQIQEENEAIEVGENLGGNDNFIEENENEKLDESEVFAISDVVDEQSSQLENIEEILPEVDSEDVPNDNDLHQDASFTEEQSLLSPANENSPFEVENTEQNICEASDDIVLADENADPDNMPEQDDELNAENVTDSESVIKEEPEAETNETTSHVICADTQEDGNLQSELDNEKPSPDLKENGFSDEDLNELLGEGDKEVSNDDEEEIWSKLQKDLQLEEEEQRNLAAIKIQSTFRGYQSRKEFNEMLQNKNETEDETDLVTDTVENVPEDQPSIHSPEEESLENNDDDKELTGALASVTESIATIALIMTDTPQHDPPLFSIGEEHNDDEPDGNFGSENVVDTIDEFLSNQREVNDVTEEPMSNGEEIRDIQLIESYVITSSVADNSASPESQEAIINLENSQENGSVSVKDNDDSAKETGDPETEAVASDPGVVFELYVESHETTNDGLLESYCPQREDPPRDVKCIKVNQINSDAAELLDKITPRNTNGSIHQNQLDPCLLERENLAATKIQAGYRGHQDRKRVQYLKHHKIENVSSTGIDIDKQEELENAAATKIQAGFRGHQDRKRIHNAKCLAAGTGGTVDLQTNFNIVHEEYQFNHEESIQQIKPDPCLIELQNEAATKIQAGFRGHRDRKRIKDLKGPIVDHNVNGKNNSSFPQENLVSDDEEYFDETGTSPSTMDLQNAAATKIQAGFRGQQDRKRVKHMQHRIAEKDVVESDTLQCMDTNYAPERSNEEQSNKNLCLMERENAAATTIQASFRGHQARKRVNNLQRPFTGNDGIENGSSQSTDTIYEPDQSNVEQSRQNLCLKELENAAATKIQASFRGYQDRKNTKHLKKPAKTKDLINNRETNFVDEDCLFDGDEFIQNSKGNPLEKENIAATKIQAGFRGHQDRKRVKHLKDSIIKSEIIHSGSANYDDEEASLLDYDQSAEAIQFELENSAATKIQAGFREHQDRKRVKNLHNRITENDRAEWMDGLSDPEQLNAEQSHQNQCLNELENAAATKIQAGFRGYQDRKNIKHLKQEATSKDFVNKKETNFVEENSLPFDQDEFIQYGERNPLDKENIAATKIQAGFRGHQDRKRVKCLKDSIIKSETIDSDGASYTEDASILDYDPSAEAIQFELENSAATKIQAGFRGHQDRKRVKHLQHHSSENDVDSGRRAEFVDAMSDPDQSNADQSHPNLCLNELENAAATKIQAGFRGYQGRKNLKKEAKTNDLINIKETNFIEDVNGIQDGEQNSLDKENFAATKIQAGFRGHQDRKRVKYLKDSRTRSEIIDSDSACCNEEASLLDYDQSTEAIQVEQQNAAATKIQAGFRGHQDRKRVKNLKISTDLGE from the exons ATGGAACAAACGAATTTGCTCTGCCATAGGATGAAAATTCCGGAAACATTAGACCATCTGATGTACTGTTTAACGAAAGAAATTCTTTGTAAACAGCCCGATAACGTGTATGAATTTTCTATGAAATTTTTTCACCAGCTTGTGGAAGAAAGGGATGGAC ctAACCGGACCCCGCTCGTAGAATCAACCAGAAGTAAATCATGTAAACCAAGTTCATTAAGCATTATGGATGCAGGGACTGGCTACACAGATCAGCCGAATGAAGATGGTGAAATAACTGACGATTTCGAAAAAGAACTGCAACAGCTAAACGATGAGACACTTAGAGCGGAGGACATGTCCCCTCCACCAACCTTGGACGACTCGATGTCTGATAATGACACTTCGGTAACGAAGATTGCGGCCATTGTAACCTCGAAGGCGCGAGAATCACCACAAAACGCAATCTCTACGCCCATAAGCCGGACGAACAGCGATGGAGCAATGGAAATCCCTAATAGTCCGGAAAATACTGAAGAAGCCATCGATGCGTTTGCTAATGAAACATTTCAAGAAAATGCCCTTGATTCGAATGTAGATGCATTGCCGGATTCCGTTACGGAA GTATTTGATGATGGACAACCTGAAGTGGCACAGTCCACCCCTGAAGAGCATGTAGAAGAACACCCCGCAGAAGGGACCCCGACCACCCCAACAGAAGAGACCACTGATGACCCACAAATGCCAGCGGATTCCAATTGCACCGAAGAAACTGAGCATCTTGAACCACAGGAGTTGGTCGTCGAGGAAGAAGCTacagaaaatgaattgcaagAAAATATCGAAGACGACAAACCACAAGAAATCGTCGAAAATGAATTAGAAACCGATGGAACTGAGAATGATCTGTTACATGAAAAAGCAGAGGAAGACGAACAAACATCTGCTGAAATGGTGGACGTTGTTGATTCGTCCCTACTCCAAGTAGGAGAGGAAATGGCAGTAAGTCTAAACGATGAACTTTTGAATTCACCCCCATTGGAAGATACAGATGAAAAAGAGATTATAGCTGATGGCATAGAAAATTCAGAGATTGTGACGAATCACATCGAAGAATCAGAAAGTGCAGCAATTGAACCTACAAATTTGGTAGAAAACATTGACACACCGGATGCCGCCAATTTACCAATAGATGCGGATAGTCTGGAAGAAACCGTTCAACTTGAACCAAGTGAGATAGTTGTAGAGGGTGAAACTGGAGAAGTTGAACTGCAAGAGTATATCGATGAAGACAAACCTCAGGAAATTGAAGGGAATGAATCAGAGACGACCGATGGAGTTGAGATAGATCAATCAAATGAAAACGCAGAGGAAAACGAACAAACACCTGCCGATGTAGTGGACATCGTCGATCCGTCAATGGCCCAAGAAGAAGGGGAAACAACAGTTAACGAGGAAGTTCTGAATTCGTTTTCGTTGCAAGATTGTTCCGAAGAAAGAGAAGCGGGAGCTGAAAACGTCGAAAGTCAAGAGATTCTCGCAAATCAGCTTGACGAAGAATCAGATAATGCAGCAGACACATCAACAGATTTGCCAGAACACAGCAATGACGAACAGCAGCATGAGAGCGGCCATGTCCCTGAAATGAATATTCGCTTACCTCGTTCAACGGATTTTATTGATATGGAACAAGATTTCCCTGTTCAAATGGATGAAAATAATCATCTAGATATAGAAGATATCGGATCAAGTAGCGTCGTCAACCTAGAAGATGAGCTATCTGTTGCACAAGAGCATTACCAGGAGGCTACGCAGATCGAAAATTCAGATCTTGGAGAACAGattcaagaagaaaacgaGGCGATTGAAGTTGGTGAAAACCTGGGGGGCAATGACAATtttattgaagaaaatgaaaacgaaaaacttGATGAATCGGAGGTTTTTGCCATTTCTGATGTCGTTGATGAACAGTCTAGTCAACTCGAGAATATTGAAGAGATTCTGCCTGAAGTTGATAGTGAAGATGTGCCAAACGATAATGATCTTCATCAGGATGCGTCATTCACAGAAGAGCAATCATTACTAAGCCCCGCAAACGAAAATAGCCCTTTTGAAGTAGAAAATACAGAACAAAACATTTGTGAAGCTTCAGACGACATCGTGTTGGCTGACGAAAACGCCGATCCAGATAATATGCCTGAGCAAGATGATGAGCTAAATGCGGAAAATGTAACGGACAGTGAATCGGTGATAAAAGAGGAACCTGAAGCTGAGACAAATGAAACGACAAGTCACGTAATCTGTGCTGATACGCAAGAAGACGGCAATTTGCAAAGTGAATTGGACAATGAAAAACCTAGTCCTGATTTAAAGGAAAATGGTTTTTCAGACGAAGATCTTAATGAGCTTTTGGGTGAGGGTGACAAAGAAGTGTCAAACGATGACGAGGAAGAGATATGGAGTAAGTTACAGAAAGACCTCCagttggaagaagaagaacagcgAAACCTAGCAGCAATAAAAATCCAGTCAACATTTCGGGGATACCAGAGCCGTAAAGAATTTAATGAAAtgttacaaaataaaaatgagacTGAAGACGAAACAG ATCTTGTCACCGATACTGTCGAAAATGTTCCTGAAGATCAGCCATCAATTCATTCACCAGAAGAAGAATCGTTAGAAAATAATGATGACGACAAAGAGTTAACGGGAGCTTTGGCAAGCGTAACAGAAAGTATTGCTACAATTGCTTTGATTATGACTGACACTCCTCAGCACGACCCTCCATTATTTTCTATAGGTGAAGAACATAACGATGACGAACCAGATGGCAACTTTGGAAGCGAGAATGTCGTAGATACGATTGACGAATTTCTTTCTAATCAGAGAGAAGTAAATGACGTTACTGAAGAACCAATGTCAAATGGAGAAGAAATTCGTGATATTCAGCTCATTGAATCCTACGTGATTACATCATCAGTAGCAGATAATTCTGCTAGTCCAGAATCCCAAGAAGCCATAATAAATTTAGAAAACAGCCAAGAAAATGGATCAGTTTCGGTGAAGGATAACGATGATAGCGCCAAGGAAACAGGCGATCCAGAAACTGAAGCCGTAGCTTCGGATCCTGGTGTTGTTTTCGAGCTTTATGTGGAATCACACGAAACAACGAACGATGGCTTGTTGGAATCGTATTGCCCACAGAGAGAAGATCCGCCAAGAGACGTGAAATGTATCAAAGTTAACCAAATCAACAGCGATGCAGCTGAACTTCTGGATAAAATAACGCCCCGTAACACCAACGGATCTATTCATCAAAATCAATTAGATCCTTGTCTGCTTGAAAGGGAGAATCTTGCAGCTACTAAAATTCAAGCAGGTTACCGTGGACATCAAGATCGTAAAAGAGTTCAGTATTTAAAGCATCACAAGATTGAAAATGTTTCCTCAACAGGAATTGACATAGACAAACAAGAAg aACTTGAGAATGCTGCTGCCACTAAAATCCAGGCCGGTTTCCGCGGACATCAAGATCGAAAACGAATCCACAATGCAAAATGTCTCGCTGCTGGGACTGGTGGAACTGTAGATCTGCAGACGAATTTTAACATTGTACACGAAGAATACCAGTTCAATCATGAAGAGTCTATTCAACAAATTAAACCAGATCCATGTTTAATAGAACTACAGAATGAGGCCGCAACGAAAATCCAGGCCGGCTTTCGAGGACATCGAGATCGAAAGCGGATAAAAGACTTAAAAGGTCCTATTGTTGATCATAATGTGAACGGGAAAAACAACAGCAGCTTTCCCCAAGAAAATCTCGTATCCGATGATGAGGAATATTTCGATGAAACGGGAACAAGCCCAAGTACGATGGATTTACAAAATGCTGCAGCAACTAAAATCCAAGCTGGATTTCGGGGACAACAAGACCGAAAACGAGTTAAGCATATGCAACATCGTATCGCGGAAAAGGATGTCGTCGAAAGTGACACGCTGCAGTGTATGGATACCAATTATGCCCCTGAACGATCGAATGAGGAGCAAAGTAACAAAAACCTATGCTTGATGGAAAGAGAAAACGCTGCAGCTACAACAATTCAAGCCAGTTTTCGAGGTCACCAAGCTCGAAAACGAGTAAACAATTTGCAGCGTCCCTTTACTGGAAACGATGGTATCGAAAATGGTAGTTCGCAGTCTACGGATACTATTTATGAGCCTGACCAATCGAATGTTGAACAAAGTCGCCAAAATCTATGCTTGAAAGAACTGGAAAATGCTGCAGCGACAAAAATTCAAGCCAGTTTTCGTGGATATCAAGAccgaaaaaacacaaaacatttaaaaaagccTGCCAAAACCAAGGATTTAATAAACAATAGGGAAACAAATTTTGTCGATGAAGATTGCTTGTTTGATGGCGACGAATTCATTCAAAACAGTAAAGGGAACCCacttgaaaaggaaaacattgCGGCGACTAAAATACAAGCTGGATTTCGAGGTCATCAAGATAGAAAACGagtaaaacatttgaaagatTCCATTATTAAAAGCGAAATCATTCATAGCGGTAGCGCTAATTATGACGATGAAGAAGCTTCACTTTTGGATTACGATCAATCCGCAGAAGCAATTCAGTTTGAACTAGAAAACAGTGCAGCCACGAAAATTCAAGCCGGTTTCCGAGAACATCAAGATCGAAAACGAgtaaaaaatttgcataatcGTATTACTGAAAATGATAGGGCGGAATGGATGGATGGCCTTTCTGACCCTGAACAGTTAAACGCCGAACAAAGTCATCAAAATCAATGTTTAAATGAACTGGAAAACGCTGCAGCAACTAAAATTCAAGCCGGTTTTCGTGGATACCAAGATcgcaaaaacataaaacatttaaaacaagAGGCCACTTCAAAAGATTTTGTCAACAAAAAGGAAACTAACTTTGTCGAAGAAAATAGCTTGCCGTTTGATCAAGATGAATTCATTCAGTATGGTGAACGAAACCCACTTGATAAAGAAAACATTGCGGCGACTAAAATACAAGCTGGATTTCGGGGACACCAAGACAGAAAACGGGTAAAATGTTTAAAAGACTCCATTATTAAAAGCGAAACCATTGACAGCGACGGCGCCAGTTACACCGAAGACGCTTCGATCTTGGATTACGATCCGTCCGCAGAGGCGATTCAGTTTGAACTAGAAAACAGTGCAGCCACAAAAATTCAAGCCGGTTTTCGTGGACACCAAGATCGGAAACGAGTAAAACATTTGCAACATCACTCTTCTGAAAATGATGTCGACAGCGGTAGGAGGGCGGAATTTGTGGATGCCATGTCTGATCCTGACCAGTCAAACGCTGACCAAAGTCACCCAAATCTATGCTTAAATGAGCTCGAAAATGCAGCAGCAACTAAAATTCAAGCCGGTTTTCGTGGATATCAAGGTcgaaaaaatctaaaaaaagagGCCAAAACAAACGATTTAATCAACATAAAGGAAACAAACTTTATCGAGGATGTCAATGGTATTCAAGATGGTGAACAAAACTCACttgacaaagaaaattttgcaGCAACCAAAATACAAGCTGGATTTCGGGGACACCAAGACAGAAAACGGgtgaaatatttaaaagacTCCAGAACTAGAAGCGAAATTATCGATAGTGACAGCGCTTGTTGCAACGAAGAAGCTTCGCTTTTGGATTATGATCAATCAACAGAAGCAATTCAAGTTGAACAGCAAAACGCTGCAGCAACAAAAATACAAGCTGGATTTCGTGGACATCAAGATCGAAAACgagtaaaaaatttaaaaatttctacTGATTTAGGTGAATAA